Proteins from a genomic interval of Anas platyrhynchos isolate ZD024472 breed Pekin duck chromosome 4, IASCAAS_PekinDuck_T2T, whole genome shotgun sequence:
- the UTP3 gene encoding something about silencing protein 10 — protein sequence MRTRRGTVLRPPPRPARRRGGEEEEDEEQEEVEVPPRGDVGPEGLGDEVEDFHEAQFQAVMAALESGEEAGESEEEEEEVLGLQLPEEDEEEEEEEEDEVLGLQLEEDDEEEEGEEEKEGAEFYLDRSAEEDEGDEDEDLSMESDLEERSKDTELPHELSWGRRKQLYYDTDYGSDGQAKGKRSQQEVDAEEEEEEQEAQVIQRRLVQDLGEDDYGLDVIQGYVAGQQKTHDSKGQKIAKDLQALSKKEQLKLLKQESPELLHLIEDFEVKLMELKDELQPLLEMVRSGAIPQGKGSRYLQMKYQIYLNYCANISFYLVLKSKRMPAHSHPVIERLVAYRNIINDLAVIDQRLLSQVRLLLRNYYDKKEEKLRERKKFPALLYLAARKNKPKRAPGVANGRLAAEEQADESDLDEEAALKYYKLMEDKLKLKRKRTEDQDVLKEEALQEVDPKKKRGVTYQMIKNKGLTPKRKKIDRNPRVKHREKFRQAKIRRKGQVREVRTEMHRYGGELSGIRAGVKKSRKLQ from the coding sequence ATGAGGACGCGGCGCGGAACCGTCCTGAGGCCCCCGCCGCGACCCGCCCGCCGCCGtgggggcgaggaggaggaggatgaggagcaggaggaggtggaggttcCCCCCCGAGGGGACGTGGGtcccgaggggctgggggacgaGGTGGAGGACTTCCATGAGGCGCAGTTCCAGGCGGTGATGGCGGCCTTggagagcggggaggaggctggggagagcgaggaggaggaggaggaggtgctggggctgcagctgccggaggaggacgaggaggaggaagaggaggaggaagatgaagtgctggggctgcagctggaggaggatgatgaggaggaggagggtgaggaggagaaggagggagcCGAGTTCTATCTGGATCGCAGCGCAGAGGAGGATGAGGGGGATGAAGATGAGGACCTGTCCATGGAAAGCGACTTGGAAGAGCGCAGCAAGGATACCGAGCTCCCCCACGAGCTGTCCTGGGGCCGCCGCAAGCAGCTCTACTACGACACGGACTACGGGAGTGATGGCCAGGCCAAGGGTAAGCGTAGCCAGCAAGAGGTCgatgctgaggaggaggaagaggagcaggaggctcAAGTCATCCAGAGGCGGTTGGTGCAGGACCTGGGGGAGGATGATTATGGGCTGGATGTGATCCAGGGCTACGTGGCGGGGCAGCAGAAAACCCACGACAGCAAGGGGCAGAAGATTGCCAAGGATTTGCAGGCCCTTTCCaagaaggagcagctgaagctACTGAAGCAGGAGTCCCCTGAACTCCTGCACCTGATTGAGGACTTTGAAGTCAAGCTGATGGAGCTCAAGGATGAGCTGCAGCCACTGCTGGAAATGGTCAGAAGTGGCGCTATCCCTCAGGGGAAAGGCAGCCGCTATCTGCAGATGAAGTATCAGATTTACCTGAATTACTGTGCCAATATCAGTTTCTATTTGGTTTTAAAGTCAAAGAGAATGCCAGCTCACAGTCACCCCGTCATTGAGCGGTTGGTTGCTTACAGGAATATCATCAATGACCTGGCTGTGATAGACCAGAGGTTACTCTCGCAGGTTCGCCTTCTTCTGAGGAACTATTACGataagaaggaggaaaaactgCGAGAGCGGAAGAAGTTTCCGGCGCTTCTGTATCTGGCTGCCAGGAAGAACAAACCAAAACGTGCTCCTGGGGTTGCTAACGGCCGGCTTGCTGCTGAGGAACAGGCAGACGAGTCCGACCTGGATGAAGAGGCTGCCCTAAAATACTATAAGCTGATGGAGGATAAGCTGAAACTCAAGAGGAAGAGAACCGAAGACCAGGACGTGCTCAAAGAAGAAGCGCTGCAGGAGGTGGatccaaagaaaaagagaggtgTGACCTATCAGATGATTAAGAACAAAGGCCTCACCCCCAAGAGGAAGAAGATTGATCGCAACCCCAGGGTCAAGCACCGGGAGAAGTTTCGGCAGGCCAAGATTCGCCGGAAGGGCCAGGTCCGCGAGGTTCGGACGGAGATGCACCGATACGGCGGGGAGCTGTCTGGCATTCGCGCCGGGgttaagaaaagcagaaagcttcagtga